One segment of Candidatus Hydrogenedentota bacterium DNA contains the following:
- a CDS encoding hydrogenase maturation nickel metallochaperone HypA, producing MPLRGTLRYPVLMHELSFAQQILETVQREAAGFGGVRVTRVKLRADEYLALEPASLRFCLESISQDTIMAGAEIEIEEVAAPAGAERPLFGAGLVIEEIELDEQDG from the coding sequence TTGCCGCTGCGCGGGACATTACGCTATCCTGTGTTGATGCACGAATTGTCGTTTGCACAGCAGATTCTGGAGACAGTCCAACGCGAAGCGGCCGGTTTCGGCGGCGTCCGCGTGACCCGCGTAAAACTGCGCGCCGATGAATACCTCGCCCTGGAACCCGCCAGTCTGCGGTTCTGCCTCGAGAGTATTTCACAAGACACGATCATGGCCGGCGCGGAAATCGAGATCGAGGAAGTGGCCGCTCCGGCGGGCGCGGAACGGCCCCTGTTTGGCGCCGGTCTCGTTATCGAGGAGATCGAACTGGATGAGCAAGACGGTTAA
- the hypB gene encoding hydrogenase nickel incorporation protein HypB, with product MSKTVKLEQKVQAKGYEIALELREMFRKRGIFVVNLIGSPGAGKTSLLEALASRIRGRAAVIEGDLATDNDKRRIERAGLRAHQINTVSACHLDAAMVRDALKEFPLDGVTLLFIENVGNLVCPASFEIGEDIKVAIVSTTEGDDKPAKYPKAMKVSSAMVITKTDLLPYITCDVDRMERDVREIVPDMPVFRTAATTGEGIDRFLQWLEERAAARK from the coding sequence ATGAGCAAGACGGTTAAGCTCGAGCAAAAGGTGCAGGCAAAAGGCTACGAAATCGCCTTGGAATTGCGGGAAATGTTCCGCAAGAGAGGCATCTTCGTCGTGAACCTTATCGGGTCTCCCGGAGCGGGCAAGACCAGCCTGCTCGAGGCCCTGGCCAGCCGCATCAGGGGGCGCGCGGCCGTCATCGAAGGGGATCTCGCCACGGACAATGACAAACGCCGCATTGAACGGGCCGGATTGCGCGCGCACCAGATCAACACGGTCAGCGCATGCCACCTCGACGCCGCCATGGTGCGCGACGCCTTGAAGGAATTTCCTTTGGACGGCGTCACCCTGCTGTTCATTGAGAATGTCGGCAACTTGGTGTGCCCCGCCAGTTTCGAGATCGGCGAGGACATCAAAGTGGCGATCGTATCGACCACCGAAGGCGACGACAAGCCCGCGAAATATCCCAAAGCCATGAAGGTGTCGTCAGCCATGGTCATCACCAAGACCGACCTCTTGCCCTACATCACGTGCGACGTCGACCGCATGGAACGCGATGTACGGGAGATTGTGCCGGACATGCCGGTGTTCCGCACCGCCGCGACGACGGGCGAAGGCATAGACCGGTTTTTGCAGTGGCTCGAGGAGCGGGCTGCGGCGCGAAAATAG
- the hypE gene encoding hydrogenase expression/formation protein HypE yields the protein MKDIDRILLAHGGGGALTRELIAEVLLASLGRNADGLPDAAAVPGVEGLVFTTDSFVVKPLFFRGGDIGSLSVHGTVNDLAVSGAKPVALSMGLIIEEGFAIDTLARIVRSAATAAELSEVQIVTGDTKVVARGEADQLFINTAGVGIRQTTSDPKSLKPGDVVLINGPIAEHGIAVMSEREGIAFDTRVRSDASPVWPFVKALIDAGVEPRVMRDPTRGGLAACCAELAGDSDVTIELDENAIPVRPETRAACEMLGLDPLTVANEGKLVLFVSEGQADLALDSLRKTAGGERSSAIGRVVPRKRVPCVMRTRFGGERILEMPYGEELPRIC from the coding sequence ATGAAGGATATTGATCGGATATTATTAGCCCATGGAGGCGGCGGGGCGCTGACCCGCGAGCTCATTGCCGAGGTGCTTCTCGCGTCTTTGGGCCGAAACGCGGACGGGTTGCCGGACGCCGCCGCCGTGCCGGGCGTCGAAGGTCTCGTATTCACCACGGACTCGTTCGTCGTCAAACCGTTGTTCTTCCGCGGTGGCGATATCGGGAGCCTTAGCGTCCACGGCACAGTTAATGATCTTGCGGTTTCGGGGGCCAAGCCGGTTGCCTTGTCGATGGGGCTCATCATCGAGGAAGGGTTCGCGATTGACACCCTCGCCCGGATCGTGCGTTCGGCTGCGACTGCGGCCGAGTTGTCGGAAGTCCAGATTGTTACGGGCGACACCAAAGTCGTTGCACGGGGCGAAGCCGACCAGCTCTTCATCAACACCGCTGGCGTGGGCATCCGGCAAACCACTTCAGACCCGAAAAGCCTTAAGCCGGGGGACGTTGTTCTCATCAACGGCCCCATCGCCGAGCACGGCATTGCGGTCATGAGCGAGCGCGAAGGGATCGCGTTCGATACCCGGGTCAGATCCGATGCCTCACCGGTCTGGCCGTTCGTCAAAGCTTTGATCGACGCCGGCGTCGAACCCCGTGTCATGCGCGATCCTACCCGGGGAGGCCTGGCCGCGTGCTGCGCCGAACTGGCCGGCGATTCGGACGTTACCATCGAGTTGGACGAGAACGCCATCCCCGTGCGCCCGGAAACACGCGCCGCGTGCGAAATGCTGGGCCTCGATCCGCTCACCGTCGCCAACGAGGGCAAACTCGTTCTTTTCGTCTCAGAAGGACAAGCAGATTTGGCGCTTGACAGCCTCCGGAAGACCGCCGGAGGCGAACGTTCGTCCGCTATTGGCCGTGTTGTGCCCCGCAAACGCGTGCCGTGCGTGATGCGCACGCGTTTCGGGGGCGAACGCATCCTCGAAATGCCCTATGGCGAGGAATTGCCCCGAATCTGTTAG
- the hypD gene encoding hydrogenase formation protein HypD has product MARPEPFVDRVRRAAEAIGRHVRVMEVCGTHTHAIGKGGLRSLLPQSVELVSGPGCPVCVTSQRDIERILLLARQPGVVLCSFGDMIRVPGLETSLVEERSQGADVRIVYSPLDALDLAVREPGREVVFAAVGFETTAPGVASVVLQARERGISNFSVYASHKLIVPAMKAVLEGASRIEGFITPGHVSVIIGPEAYEEVARQYRAPCVATGFEPSDVLEGIAMLLECIAEKRISSFVQYTRVVKPGGNKRAWDMLMRVFNVSGAEWRGLGEIPGSGLVLKEEFASFDAAHKHELPDMGPVQLPKCRCGDVLKGIIHPPECPFFGNECTPRSPLGPCMVSSEGSCAARYKYG; this is encoded by the coding sequence TTGGCGCGCCCTGAACCATTCGTGGACCGTGTCCGAAGGGCCGCCGAAGCCATCGGGCGGCATGTCCGCGTCATGGAAGTCTGCGGCACGCATACCCACGCCATCGGCAAAGGCGGTCTGCGCTCGCTCCTGCCGCAGTCCGTCGAACTGGTGTCGGGACCGGGCTGCCCCGTATGCGTGACGTCCCAGCGCGACATCGAACGCATCCTGTTGCTTGCCCGCCAGCCGGGCGTTGTTCTCTGCTCGTTTGGCGACATGATCCGCGTGCCTGGTCTCGAAACGTCGCTCGTCGAGGAACGGTCCCAAGGCGCCGACGTGCGTATCGTCTATTCGCCGCTGGACGCCCTGGACCTCGCGGTCCGCGAACCCGGACGCGAGGTCGTGTTCGCGGCTGTGGGTTTCGAGACCACCGCGCCCGGCGTTGCGTCGGTCGTTCTCCAGGCCCGCGAACGGGGCATCTCGAACTTCTCCGTCTACGCGTCGCACAAACTTATCGTCCCGGCCATGAAAGCCGTGCTCGAGGGCGCATCACGCATCGAAGGATTCATTACCCCCGGCCACGTCTCAGTCATCATCGGCCCGGAAGCCTACGAGGAGGTCGCGCGGCAATACCGGGCGCCGTGCGTCGCCACGGGCTTCGAACCCTCGGACGTGCTCGAAGGCATTGCCATGCTCCTGGAATGTATCGCCGAGAAGCGCATTAGCTCGTTTGTGCAGTACACGCGCGTCGTCAAGCCCGGCGGAAACAAGCGCGCGTGGGACATGCTCATGCGCGTGTTCAACGTGTCGGGTGCGGAGTGGCGCGGTCTCGGCGAGATTCCCGGAAGCGGGTTGGTTCTGAAGGAAGAATTCGCCTCCTTCGATGCCGCACATAAGCACGAATTGCCTGACATGGGACCCGTGCAGTTGCCAAAATGCCGGTGCGGGGACGTCCTCAAGGGGATCATCCACCCGCCCGAGTGCCCTTTCTTCGGCAACGAGTGCACCCCACGCAGCCCTCTTGGGCCGTGTATGGTTTCCTCGGAGGGTTCCTGCGCCGCCCGGTATAAGTATGGATAA
- a CDS encoding HypC/HybG/HupF family hydrogenase formation chaperone: MCLAIPAQITEIEGARGKVALAGNVREADFSLIDEPAVGDWVLVHAGFAIEKLEPEDARETLALFSEMQEGIGDFGAP; this comes from the coding sequence ATGTGCCTGGCGATTCCAGCGCAAATTACTGAGATCGAGGGCGCGCGTGGCAAGGTCGCGCTCGCGGGCAACGTGCGCGAGGCCGATTTCAGCCTCATCGACGAGCCCGCGGTCGGCGATTGGGTACTCGTGCACGCGGGTTTTGCTATCGAGAAGCTCGAACCCGAGGACGCACGGGAAACGCTGGCGCTCTTCTCCGAGATGCAGGAAGGAATAGGGGATTTTGGCGCGCCCTGA